A DNA window from bacterium contains the following coding sequences:
- the ribE gene encoding 6,7-dimethyl-8-ribityllumazine synthase encodes MGVIKGKLKGKGKRVAVIASRFNEFITLRLLGACLDTLHRHEVEAEDIDVIWCPGAWEIPAVAKRVASKYDATICLGAVIRGGTPHFNYIAAEVAKGVAQVGLASEKPVVFGVLTTDSIEQAIERAGAKAGNKGADAALAALELMDLYGQLK; translated from the coding sequence ATGGGCGTCATCAAGGGCAAGCTGAAGGGCAAGGGCAAGCGGGTGGCCGTCATCGCCTCGCGCTTCAACGAGTTCATCACCCTGCGCCTGTTGGGCGCCTGCCTGGACACCCTCCACCGTCACGAGGTGGAGGCTGAGGACATAGACGTCATCTGGTGCCCGGGTGCGTGGGAGATTCCGGCGGTGGCGAAGCGGGTGGCCTCGAAATACGACGCCACAATCTGCCTCGGCGCCGTCATCCGCGGCGGAACGCCCCACTTCAACTACATCGCCGCCGAGGTCGCCAAGGGCGTCGCCCAGGTGGGTCTGGCCAGCGAAAAGCCGGTGGTCTTCGGCGTTCTGACCACGGACTCCATCGAGCAGGCCATCGAGCGGGCGGGGGCCAAGGCGGGGAACAAGGGCGCCGACGCGGCCCTGGCCGCGCTGGAACTGATGGACCTCTACGGCCAACTGAAAT